The following proteins are encoded in a genomic region of Heliangelus exortis chromosome 7, bHelExo1.hap1, whole genome shotgun sequence:
- the ACADSB gene encoding short/branched chain specific acyl-CoA dehydrogenase, mitochondrial isoform X2, with translation MSIDLGEEYGGTGASFLSVILVVEELAKVDPSVALLCELQNTLTNKLFSTYGTEEQKRTYLPRVAKDTVGSFCLTEAGSGSDAFSLKTRAEKKGDYYVINGSKMWISLAEHAGVFFVMANADPSLGYRGITCFIVDRDTEGLQVGKKEDKLGIRASSTCPVTFENVKVPETSILGQVGQGYKYAIGMLNTGRIGIAAQMLGLAQGCFDYTVPYTKERVQFGKSIFDFQGMQHQIAQVATQLEAARLLTYNAARLAEMGRPHIKEASMAKYYAAEVATLTTSKCIEWMGGVGFTKNYPIEKFYRDCKIGTIYEGTSNIQLSTIAKSLAQEY, from the exons ATGAGTATTGATCTTGGAGAAGAATATGGAGGGACTGGagcttcatttctttctgtCATATTGGTGGTAGAAGAATTGGCCAAAGTTGATCCATCTGTAGCTCTTCTATGTGAACTCCAAAATACACTAACAAATAAGTTGTTTTCCACATATGgaacagaagaacaaaagagaACTTACTTGCCCAGAGTGGCTAAAGATACT GTTGGCAGCTTCTGTCTTACAGAAGCTGGATCTGGCagtgatgctttttctttgaagactcgggctgaaaagaaaggagactACTATGTTATCAATGGCTCAAAGATGTGGATTAGCTTAGCAGAACATGCAGGAGTTTTCTTTGTGATGGCAAATGCAGATCCATCCTTA GGGTACAGGGGAATTACATGCTTCATAGTAGATCGTGACACAGAGGGACTGCAagtggggaagaaggaggacAAGCTTGGAATCAGAGCATCTTCTACCTGCCCAGtaacatttgaaaatgttaag GTTCCTGAAACCAGCATCCTGGGACAGGTTGGACAAGGCTATAAGTATGCAATTGGGATGCTAAATACTGGCAGAATAGGTATTGCTGCACAG ATGTTAGGACTGGCACAGGGATGTTTTGACTACACAGTTCCCTACACAAAGGAGAGAGTCCAGTTTGGGAAAAGTATATTTGATTTCCAG GGGATGCAGCACCAGATAGCTCAGGTGGCCACACAGCTGGAGGCAGCGAGGTTGCTGACCTACAACGCAGCTCGGCTTGCTGAGATGGGAAGGCCACACATCAAAGAAGCCAGCATGGCCAAGTACTATGCTGCTGAG GTTGCCACACTGACAACAAGTAAATGTATTGAATGGATGGGTGGTGTTGGGTTCACAAAAAATTATCCAATAGAAAAGTTTTATCGTGACTGCAAGATAG